The genomic stretch CATAGAATATACCGGAATTACTTTAGTACCAAAAATGTACACCACAAACACGATACAGATAATTGATGATATTATTAGCCCACTAATAACAGTGGTATATTCTACAAGGTGTCTTTGGTCTACTTCATTCTCGTGCTGTGAGCTAACAAGCCGTACCGTTTCTTGCGTTCTTATGCTGGatgttcttttcttgatgttgatCGCCCTCTCCTCTTCCATGAGCATAGACTCCATTGAATCATCCAACAAATTTGTAAGTAGCTCGGATTTATCATCTGCTAACCAGAATTTCACGAGCGATCTAATGGCAATGACGACAAATCCAACAAGACTATCGCTCACCATAATGGACAAGGAACACCATAGAATCCAACCTTGTACACCATTCTCCCAGTCATGGACATCTGCGTCAGGCGCTATCCACTTCATGTGTTTCGCTATTGGGGCCAAGATCCCCCAGCCCAAAACTGCACCGAAAAACATATAGGATACCGTTGGTAACCCCATAATTATACCTTGTCCAATGTATGCAGGCGATGGTTGAAAGTTCCATAAGTAGTTTTTTGATAGATACGACCCAAAAATAGGCAACGCCGTCAAAATGGGGAGGAAGTAGGAGGCGACAGTGTATAACGATGCCATCGAGAATGTCTTCAGAAGAATGACGATGTTTTCGCTGTAAACGCTATCTGTTTCGTCCGGTACTCCATGTTCGTTCTCCTCGGTTTGTGAGAGGGGGGCAGCGGATGTACGCTTTATTTGAGCTGAGTTTTGAGAAGACCGTTGCAACTCATCACATATTCTTCTGCGTTCAGTCCCCTCATCTACATTCTCTATCGCGTTGTATTTGAAGCAACTGCATCTAGCCGTGACTTCTTTCGGGTCAAGCTGTAAGACTTCGGCACATTCTCTGACCAGCCTCCTGTTCCTCATCTCTAACAAATCATTCTTTGACACTTCCTGTAAGATTTCAGAGCCGTTAAGAACTGCAATCAATACAGCTGTTGCACTCCCACTGGGAAATGGTAGCTTTTCCCTAATGATCACCTGTTTTCTGAGTGGCACTGCAAAGAAGATTCCAAAGAACGCTAAAGAAACacaccaaaaaatcagTTGGGTAAATGTAAACGATTGACCCGGCTGCCAAGTGCCACCACTTTCATCAAATGTGACAAACTTTTCCACGGCTGGTATCACACCGACAAACCCAAACGTCAGCGGGCCCGTCCCAACTGCAACAGCCATACTCTGCACGTAAACTGTCTCAACATCGGTGAATAATCTGTCATTCGGAAATATTATTGGCCATATTTGCTTGAAAAACGCCACTGCCAGCAGTGCTGACGGCAAAGACATCATGGAAACCCATCCTGTCTGCAGACCGAATTGGAAGTTAGAGATGAGTACGAGTGATCCAATAGCCAATCCCACTACGGTCGCCCTAAGTGTTACTTGTTTTAACTCTGGCTTGTCATTCCAATGAATTGGTTTACTAAAAGTCGTGGTACTTTCTGACATACTTGCTTTATGTCCgctctgctgctgtgaTTCTCTTATCAAGTTTGACGTTATCATATAAAAGCAAAAGTATCAACTCTGTTGATATGATATGAGATTCTACCCGAATCCCCAGCGTTGTGTGATATATACAACGTATTCTCTGCAAGtaaaataagaaaaaaggTAAACGGTATTGATAGGGGTCGGTGTGTTAGTCAAGGAACTGTATTGTAGATCAAAATTCCTTATTAATGACGAATAAGCTGTTCTTGTactattttatttttttcgaaAATTTCAGATAACGGCTTATATACCGAACCCTGTTTCTACCGTGTTAAAGGATAGTAGAAAGTATGTTCCCCAATATCCGCAATTACTGATGTACACTTAAATATGTTATCAGCTGAACTCTCGTTACCTAGTTTATACATAGGCCACAGTAAAAAAGCTGGGGATGTCTGGAGGGTGGCCTCCAAAAGTAAAAATGGGGTGTCCAGTTTTTATTCTACCATTCATGAAACTCATTTTTCGCCTAACAGAATATATCTTAAAATGTCGTCTAGAGACAAGACCCCAGTAAGCTTCCCAGCATCGTCCACTACAATAAATCTATGGACTCTCGCCTTTCTTATGTTATCCATAATGGTGGAAAGTTTGTCATTCTTGGTGCACGTATATACACCTTCAAAATCATCGCTTCTTCTCATTAACGCTTCACCCACACTCAGGGATAGATCGTTATAAATGCCTCCCTTTATTAGGCCAAGCACGTCGATGGCTTCATAAACGTTTAATAGTACGCCGTTATCGTCCACAATGGGAATAGATGCAATACCGTTGCTGGAAAGCAGTTGGATTGCATCGATAACCGGGGTGGTCATTTGACATCTCTTTACATCATTTTCGGTGATTATCCCCAGTTCACCAATAGGTCTTTTCAGGAAATTCGTCTCTCTGCAATTCAGCGCAACAAATTTTAAAATTCTGTACTGTGTCAAAACACTAACTACAATCTCTCTGTGTGTCTCCTCGTCCTGATCAATCAAGGGAATTCTCCGGCTTCTAGAGCCCATCATTTTGAGACATGCCTCAAATAATGGTCTTGAAGGGTGGATGGATGCAGTATCTAGAGGCTCGACCCCAATAATCCTTTCAATGTCCTTTAATCCGTTCAATTGTAGCTTGTCTACCAGCTCAAATTTATCTGGGTTTGAAAAGTAGTACTGTATGACGTTGATAAAGTCGCTGGACGTTAGAAGCCCTGcaaattttgaagtttgagAGTCCCATAGAGGTGCCGATACAATATTATTCTGTAGCAAAACATTTAGGGACTTCTTCACTAGCAACGCTGTATCCATAACAATCAGCCTGTATGAAACTGGCAAAACATCGTATGAGGTTTTCGAGTTGAGAAATGTCCGGATGGACTCTACAGCTAACTTCTGCTCaacgaaaattttctcaTTGGTCGTCTGTGAGATGTCTTGGTTCTCCATTCGGAATGACTATTATAAATGAATATGGCTCCACTGTAGTATAATATCCGTATACACTTTCAAGTGACTAAAGAAGCCTTCGAAATCCACAGATTGGTTTCTGTTTGTACGATAACTTTAAGGCCGTTCAATATTGGAACAGCGGGCTCCTTTTagaaaaatatcgaaaacAATGAcgtttctcgaagaagaatgtGTGGTGTGCGGGTAAATACACGAATTAGGAGGATGCCCACTCGTTTGAGCCCTCAGAGACTGTTGTTATGAATGAAAGTATTCAGGGGATTTCCCGTTTACATGAATAAAGTAAATTATGTTCTCAGAAATGCAATCTCCTCTCCGCTTCCTTTTATCTAATGAGATATGAGTTTGATGAGGTCGTTTTGTTTGGAGAATCCTTATTTCTAGAGTCAGTTGTAGGGTTGTTCGGGTTGGTGTGATGCGAGTCGAATTGGCTCTCGAGCGTTAATGCAGAACTTGTCCCAAAGATGGATACTACATCTTCCACCAATCCACCGCTTTTCTGCCGCCTTTTCACCTGCCTGCGAGGCTCAAAGACTTTGTAAAATTTCAAATTCTCGTCACCTCCTACTGTCGCAACCGTAGTCCCATCAGGAGAGAGTTGTGATGTGCAAATGCGCGATTCGTGGGCCTTGGCAATCTCTGCCACTTTGAATTTCGTATCAAAGTTGAATACTGAGACAGCGTTCTCTGTGTTCCCACCCGTGGCTACTATCTCCCTGTTCATCGAACCGTTGCCGTTATAGGACTGTCCCCAATGCAAAGAGCTTACTTGTGAGCCCGTGTTTATAGATCCCAGTCGTCCACCTGTCGTactgttccaaaaatgGATGTGTTTGTCGTTTTGCCCCCCACCACTGGCGAGAACGTTGGGCATGTAGGGGCACCAGCTAAGTGCCTTAACCGCAGCGTTGTGGTTTCTTTGTACATACTGCGGCATCGATGTCCTTGTATCCCAGAGCATTACTGTGTTGTCGTTACCTCCGGATGCCAGCTGTAACCCGTCCGGTTTATAACTTAGCCCGCAGACTTCGCCCTCATGCTGATCCCAAGTGGAAACAATATGGTTCTTCACTCTCACGTCGTTGATTTGGATTTCACCACTCCGAGAGCCAGCTGCTACTAGTGTATCCAACCATGATTGCGATCCAATTCTAACACCTAACCCTGATCTCATTGTTCTTATTAGGGACATCGTTTCAATGTCCCAGATTTCGGTGTTGCCGTCGTCCTTCCCTATGGAAACATGACAAGAATCGTCAGACCAGACAATACTGGAGATAAGACTATTAGGTGAGTCTACTAACAAAGAGACATCTCCAGTGGATGCGTCCCATATGTAAACTGCTGTATCCAGTCCTATCGCAATCATGTTATTCTGTGACCAACTCAACAGATTCAAATAGAAGTCATCGCGAAACCCAGGGGCGTCTAATATCCTCTCTGGATTTGTATTAATTTTCCTCAGTTTCATAATATCCCGAGGTCCCTGCGAGTAGTTGTACTGGTTCCTCTGCTTCAACTGGTATGTCTGTCTCTTGAATGACGCAACAGGTGGTTGCGGTAAGTACTGTAGGATTCTCTGGTTCATGTTCAAACCACACGCTTCTGCAACGTTCTGCTTGAATACAGTCTTTGTCTGTGCTTGCAAATGAGCTTTTGGAGATGCGTTAGGTGGTGGAAGCTCCTCTTTGACAGCTTCAGGGTCAATTTTATTTTGCAAGTTACCTTGATACAGTGGGATGTAGCGATCTGTTTTCACAGAGCAGGCCTCTTCCAAGTCATGCGATCCTGTCAACGGTTTGCCCAATGTCAGTGCACTCAATGCATTGTTGTCATTCGCACCACTGACGCTGCCCCCCGTAAATGATGTCATCCTGTTCGATAGAGAatcatctttgaagaatgaggagtttcttttcaacaGCAGGGGCGGTTGGGTGAGCGACAGCTTCGGTCTATTAAAGGAGCTGGAACTGATCTTGCCCCCCAAGTTGGTTGTTTCTGAACCGCCTGGTGCTGCTGAGTTTACCTGCAGGCTACTCCTTCTACCAACGTTTAAAGACTTTGATCTGGGCAGCGAAGTCGACTTCCCGACTCTTGCCTTGTGTTTTTTCCAATCAATTGCACTAGCACCATTACTCGAGCTTagcgatgaagaagatattATGTTCAATTTCGCAGGCGAAGTGATGGACAGTATTGACCTTTGCGGATTGCCCCCCAGTTTAGTCTTGTCGTTGAGATCCAACATGTAAACGTGTATCCTCTTGCCTGAAGTTCAATTGTCGTACCACTGGATGTTTGATCGGAGGCTGTAAAATGTGGTAATGAAGCAAGACAGGTTAACAGAAGGAACAGTACGtagaaaaaatatagatatattttctttctcttaTTTCACCCCCAGGTTCCAAGCTGTCCCCCTCTCCGTCAATCCTTTCTTCCAGAGGAGATACAACCTTTCAACCCCGCGCAAGCAGTCCCTCTTCCAACTGCGAGTGCTACAGTTTCActtcaactcttcctcGATGTTCCCTAATGTgaaggaaaatttttttccttcttttgtGTAACACATTTTGTGTTGTTACTTTTCCTAATCGAGTAAAAGTAGGACAAATTGGTATTAACTATTCCTGTTTAGGTAATAATTTGGAAGGACGTATCGCCCTATTGAGCCAGTGCAAGTTCAGGTATGAATGTTTATTTATGTTTGTATACGGAGCAGCCGTTGTAGGTCCCATCCCTCCAGTATACAGCAGTGTAGGGTCGGTGCTTCTAGTCAAATTGCCCTCCTCTTATCTAAATGCAGCAAGTTCTTTCTGTGATTCTTGAACGCCGTGAATGCAAGGTCCTCCTTTAGTGAGGGGACGGTATCGATGATGATGCCATTGTGTAGCGACAGTAAGTAGTCATTTAGCACATTGCCCGCTTTTATGATATCGTTGTGTAGTTTGACACAATCGAGCAGGAAAATCATGCTCAGAGCTCTCGCGGGCTCCTCGGTGGCTCTGTCCCCGCTGGCACTCTTGTTCGCATTTGCTACACACTCCACGATCCTATTGAATTGGTCGAACTGGGCAGCAATTTTGCTGAAACAGACCTCGTTGGCCTCCCTCAGTAGCAGCGTGTTAACATGACATCTTGTGTTTATACGGGAATCTCCATGCAACTTCTCGTCGATATACAAGAATAGCCTTTCCACATCGATTAAGAACTTCCTCGCATGtgaattgaaaaaagttgGTGTGTAGTCAACTGGGTGTAAAGACTGTAACCTTGTAATCCTGTTCCGCAGGGCAACAATCTCAAATAGAATTGGGTGGCCCAAACAAGGGTTTTCCGATAAGTTGATGTGTTCCTGGGGGACAGGCGTATTCGATATGATTAGGTCCGTGGGGGCACCACTCGGGTACATTATATCTTCTAGCAGACCGTCGGTAAAGTCGAGTAAACAAGTGCTGAATTCAGCAATCAATGGTTCAAACATCTTCTTAACTTTCGTTTCCCTCAACATTTGCAATGTTTCCGTTTCTCTTACCGTGAGAAACCTACAATAGTCGAGTTATACCAAATTTGTAACGATGAACGAGGCAGCTGGTCACTACACActatatgtatatatatatttatgTATGTATACCTACTGGCCAACAAACTCACTTCTCCGGAGAGCTCTCTCACAataaaaagagaaaacttttccaatttctgcgcgga from Huiozyma naganishii CBS 8797 chromosome 6, complete genome encodes the following:
- the CDC20 gene encoding ubiquitin-protein transferase activating protein CDC20 (similar to Saccharomyces cerevisiae CDC20 (YGL116W); ancestral locus Anc_6.135); this encodes MLDLNDKTKLGGNPQRSILSITSPAKLNIISSSSLSSSNGASAIDWKKHKARVGKSTSLPRSKSLNVGRRSSLQVNSAAPGGSETTNLGGKISSSSFNRPKLSLTQPPLLLKRNSSFFKDDSLSNRMTSFTGGSVSGANDNNALSALTLGKPLTGSHDLEEACSVKTDRYIPLYQGNLQNKIDPEAVKEELPPPNASPKAHLQAQTKTVFKQNVAEACGLNMNQRILQYLPQPPVASFKRQTYQLKQRNQYNYSQGPRDIMKLRKINTNPERILDAPGFRDDFYLNLLSWSQNNMIAIGLDTAVYIWDASTGDVSLLVDSPNSLISSIVWSDDSCHVSIGKDDGNTEIWDIETMSLIRTMRSGLGVRIGSQSWLDTLVAAGSRSGEIQINDVRVKNHIVSTWDQHEGEVCGLSYKPDGLQLASGGNDNTVMLWDTRTSMPQYVQRNHNAAVKALSWCPYMPNVLASGGGQNDKHIHFWNSTTGGRLGSINTGSQVSSLHWGQSYNGNGSMNREIVATGGNTENAVSVFNFDTKFKVAEIAKAHESRICTSQLSPDGTTVATVGGDENLKFYKVFEPRRQVKRRQKSGGLVEDVVSIFGTSSALTLESQFDSHHTNPNNPTTDSRNKDSPNKTTSSNSYLIR
- the KNAG0F02430 gene encoding uncharacterized protein (similar to Saccharomyces cerevisiae YGL117W; ancestral locus Anc_6.134); the encoded protein is MLRETKVKKMFEPLIAEFSTCLLDFTDGLLEDIMYPSGAPTDLIISNTPVPQEHINLSENPCLGHPILFEIVALRNRITRLQSLHPVDYTPTFFNSHARKFLIDVERLFLYIDEKLHGDSRINTRCHVNTLLLREANEVCFSKIAAQFDQFNRIVECVANANKSASGDRATEEPARALSMIFLLDCVKLHNDIIKAGNVLNDYLLSLHNGIIIDTVPSLKEDLAFTAFKNHRKNLLHLDKRRAI
- the SNF4 gene encoding AMP-activated serine/threonine-protein kinase regulatory subunit SNF4 (similar to Saccharomyces cerevisiae SNF4 (YGL115W); ancestral locus Anc_6.136); the protein is MENQDISQTTNEKIFVEQKLAVESIRTFLNSKTSYDVLPVSYRLIVMDTALLVKKSLNVLLQNNIVSAPLWDSQTSKFAGLLTSSDFINVIQYYFSNPDKFELVDKLQLNGLKDIERIIGVEPLDTASIHPSRPLFEACLKMMGSRSRRIPLIDQDEETHREIVVSVLTQYRILKFVALNCRETNFLKRPIGELGIITENDVKRCQMTTPVIDAIQLLSSNGIASIPIVDDNGVLLNVYEAIDVLGLIKGGIYNDLSLSVGEALMRRSDDFEGVYTCTKNDKLSTIMDNIRKARVHRFIVVDDAGKLTGVLSLDDILRYILLGEK
- the KNAG0F02400 gene encoding uncharacterized protein (similar to Saccharomyces cerevisiae YGL114W; ancestral locus Anc_6.137) is translated as MSESTTTFSKPIHWNDKPELKQVTLRATVVGLAIGSLVLISNFQFGLQTGWVSMMSLPSALLAVAFFKQIWPIIFPNDRLFTDVETVYVQSMAVAVGTGPLTFGFVGVIPAVEKFVTFDESGGTWQPGQSFTFTQLIFWCVSLAFFGIFFAVPLRKQVIIREKLPFPSGSATAVLIAVLNGSEILQEVSKNDLLEMRNRRLVRECAEVLQLDPKEVTARCSCFKYNAIENVDEGTERRRICDELQRSSQNSAQIKRTSAAPLSQTEENEHGVPDETDSVYSENIVILLKTFSMASLYTVASYFLPILTALPIFGSYLSKNYLWNFQPSPAYIGQGIIMGLPTVSYMFFGAVLGWGILAPIAKHMKWIAPDADVHDWENGVQGWILWCSLSIMVSDSLVGFVVIAIRSLVKFWLADDKSELLTNLLDDSMESMLMEEERAINIKKRTSSIRTQETVRLVSSQHENEVDQRHLVEYTTVISGLIISSIICIVFVVYIFGTKVIPVYSMVIALVLALFLSVLGIRALGETDLNPVSGIGKISQLLFALIVPKNQPGVVLLNIVAGGIAEAGAQQAGDLMQDLKTGHLLNASPRAQFIAQMIGAVWSIVLSSVMYIIYNKIYTLPNESIRIPTAAVWIDCARLVTGKSLPHRAFECSLVLGSIFGVLSLIKNCYRERESMGKYLIWIPSGVAVGVGIYNAPSFTIARFLGGLICHYRLSNYKGDLDAKTKMIVFSSGLVLGEGIFSVVNMFLTSLNVPTW